taccttttgatttatttttaatattattatttgttgctGAATTTATTAGCATTAGATCcaggttaaaaataaataaatgctcctACAAGTTAGCAGTGTCTGTTCCTGCACAAGGcttttaaagtttaaactccAAAAGAGGAGCTAGAAAAACAAGTATAATAAGCATCATGATAGTCAGCATAGGCAAACTCACTGCACAAccaattttatacaaatattgTGTAAAATGACTCACTTTTACagaaactatatattttacattcacAGACCAAACACACTGGGTTAAATAATGTTTGAGAGCACAGAACAGGATCAGTACATCCATGCAAGGTCCTGCCTGAAAGATATAGATTTTGCAGCTCCCTGAACACCTCTTTCAGAAATATAAGGACAATCTTCCACAACCAACAATTCCAATTTGTATGACCCCACAAGTGGCTTTAAGCCATCATCAGAAATCCCcaaacatttctttaatcgtAGAACGGATAATCGAGGAAACTGACCCACAAGCTGCAGTCCCTCATCACTAATCTCTTGGCATCTTACAAGCTCCAGGGTTTCAAGATACTGAGCTGAGGAAAGAGCCTCCATTCCAACATCATTGAATGAATAAACATGGTCAAGAGCAAGTTCACGAACAGGGCACATTTGTATCAAGGTAAGCATTCCATTTAAtgtaaatgaagaaaatgaaggaaactcTCCATCTGAAAAAGATATCCTCACTGATTCAAGCATCGAACAGCTCTGAGCCACAGCTTTTAAACTCTCATCTGTCAGTCTCAAAGGATTGTTCAACAAAAGAGGCAGTGAGAAATCAGACGGAACTCGCAATGAAATGAATCGAAGATTACTAGATCTTTGGGCTAAGCCAATAATGTCACAGTCCCTTACCCCAACACACATATCCAAGTGAATCTTCTCCAAGTTCTTACACTTCCCCAGCACGCAAGCAAGACCTCTCCCAGGGCTGATGATGCAATTCACCATGCTAAGCTCCAGCAGGTTTTCACATGGGTACCCCAGCTTTTGCCATCGAACCACAGCTAAGTTATCAGAAACCTTCATATATCTGTAATTAGCATCCACCTCAA
Above is a genomic segment from Juglans microcarpa x Juglans regia isolate MS1-56 chromosome 1D, Jm3101_v1.0, whole genome shotgun sequence containing:
- the LOC121259541 gene encoding F-box/LRR-repeat protein 14 codes for the protein MDDLPDELVWNILSRIKKTNDRNSVSLACKRLNELDNEQRQSIRVGCRLDPANEALTSLCSRFLNLARVEITYSGWMSKLGKQLDDQGLLILSSCCPSLSDLTLSYCTFITDLGLRFLASCSKLSALKLNFTPRITGCGILSLVVGCRNLTILHLVRCLNITSVEWLEYLGKLERLEDLSIKNCRAIGEDDLIKLGPGWQKLKRLQFEVDANYRYMKVSDNLAVVRWQKLGYPCENLLELSMVNCIISPGRGLACVLGKCKNLEKIHLDMCVGVRDCDIIGLAQRSSNLRFISLRVPSDFSLPLLLNNPLRLTDESLKAVAQSCSMLESVRISFSDGEFPSFSSFTLNGMLTLIQMCPVRELALDHVYSFNDVGMEALSSAQYLETLELVRCQEISDEGLQLVGQFPRLSVLRLKKCLGISDDGLKPLVGSYKLELLVVEDCPYISERGVQGAAKSISFRQDLAWMY